Within the Staphylococcus argenteus genome, the region CATATATCGGACTGATCATAAAGGGCGCATAAAAGAAGTTTATGTAGACAATCTTTCTCTAAAAGATGGCGGTCGTAATAACCATGCACAAAGAACTGTGGGAGGAGAGGATAGATTACCAGACGATGATGGAGGTCACTTAATCGCTAGAATGTTTGGTGGGTCAAAAGACATAGATAACCTTGTAGCACAAAGTAAATATATCAACCGTCCATTTAAGGAAAATGGTGATTGGTACCAGTTGGAAAAAGAGTGGAAAGATGCACTAAAGTCGGGAGATGAAGTGAAAAATATTAAAATGGAAGTGAAATACAGCGGTAATAGTAAAAGGCCAACTGAGTTTATGGTCGAATATTATATTGATAATAAACAATTTGCAAAACATGTAAAAAATATATAGGGGCGATAATATGACTTTTGAGGAAAATTTAAGTGAAATGTATAACGAGATTGCAAATAAGATTAGCAGCATGATACCAGTAGAGTGGGGAAAAGTATATGCAATGGCTTATGTAAATGAAAGAAGTGGAGAAGTGTTCTACAATTATACTGAACCAAGAAGTGATGAATTATTTTACTATACGAGCGTGTTAAATAAATATAATATATCGAGATCAGAATTTATGGACTCAGTATATGAATTATATAAGCAATTTGATAAATTAAGAGAGTTGTTTATAGAAGAAGGACTCGAACCATGGACATCATGTGAATTTGACTTTACAAGAGATGGTAAATTAAACGTATCTTTTGATTATATTGATTGGGCGAATTCAGAGTTTGGACAAATGGGAAGAGAACATTATTATATGTATAAAAAATTTGGAATTTGGCCTGAAAAAGAATATGCCATAAATTGGGTTA harbors:
- a CDS encoding TIGR01741 family protein translates to MTFEENLSEMYNEIANKISSMIPVEWGKVYAMAYVNERSGEVFYNYTEPRSDELFYYTSVLNKYNISRSEFMDSVYELYKQFDKLRELFIEEGLEPWTSCEFDFTRDGKLNVSFDYIDWANSEFGQMGREHYYMYKKFGIWPEKEYAINWVKEIEQYVKEQEEAEDR